The sequence GTTAAATGACTCCTTTATGTTGGAAACGTCTTTGTGTCCCCCATAAAAGCATGTAGAGAGAGTGCGTGTCGTATTTTTATACAGCGTATACATTTGTGACGGCTGGGTTGTCAGGAGCTAATCTCTGTGCTTCCGCACATTCGGGGTCATGGTCTACACATGCTTAGAAAAGTTAGACTTGGAATGAAAGCACTGAACATGAACATTTGGGCAACAAAGATTATACTTCCTGCAAAGCTTTCAAAGTTATTTGGTcagcacagaatggtttaggagggtgatggggagggatttggtttgttctctttctttgtggAGGAAGCCGGCTAACTTGCACAGTACAGATAAATCTCACTGAAGAGAgtaaacaaagaaagaactagTCACAGATGACTCTTTATGAGTGTTTCTGTTATCCAAGAATATACATCTTTGTTTAACactggttatttttcttctctttcagaaatggGTTGTTGGTAAATTTGGCAGAGTCTTGCCTATCCTGCACCTTAGGagtcaacagaaaaagaaaatatccttttcCTCTTGGCTGGGCATAGGCATgattcccttctttcttttggcTTATGGGGAAACATTTGCTTCGCAGTCTGGAAGTGTGACAGAGTGGCCAACGCTGGTGCACTGGATTCCCTAAGGAAATCTTGCAGGAGGCTTGTGTGATTTGAATGCATTGTTTAGACTGCAAGTCAGCTGCTTAAAGGCTTATGGTCCTGACATGAAAAAGGACTCTGGGTTGTCCTTTCGTGCAGAATCCAGCCTGTTCATAAAGACTGAAGTTTGCTTGCTGAAAGCATCATGTTGGGATAGTTCCTTAACTCAGAGTCACATTGTGAAATACGACCCGTCAAAATATTGCCATAATCTTAGAAAGCTGGAGCCAGACTTGGCACGTGCTGTTCCTGTATCTGAGCTCTCTTGGCGCTTGGAAGAGAGAGGTGACAGCATAAACACAAAGCGGAAAGGAGAGTCCCCTCTAATGAAGAAGCCACCTAAAAAACTGAGGCACTTGGGCAGTGAGGCTCTGAATGGAGCAGTAGTTCTCTCCTCTGGGTGCCAGTCGCATTCAAAAGCCACAAGCTCACGACAGCTAGATCACCGATCAAAGCGGAAACCCAAAGAGAAGTCTAAATTGCCTCCGTCGAGGAGTCTTAATAGTAAAATATCTGGGAGAGGCATATTACGAGATGAAAGCAATGTTTCTGGTGTTACAGTTCAAAATAATATGAGTGTTTCTGAGAGTGATACTGATTCTGAAGAGGAAATCAGAGCaatgggagagagagagagagaagtacagaaagctgaaaatggcGAGGCTGAAAGTGACCACTTGGAAATTGTTGGGGACAATtgtgaattaaaatacagtagttACAGGTCTTTAAGCAATCCAGATGCCATGAAGCAAGCTATCAAAGGAAGTTTTAGAGAGAAAGAGACTATGGAATGTGATACTGGTGATCAGTCAGCAGGTACAGGTGAAATTATTGCTGAAAGTAAAACTCCACATCTACGTAGCAGGAACTCTACAGTTTTAGAAGATTTTAAACAGGtgaagatggaaaatgaagaactcttaactgagaaaaaaagtgatttggTAAATGACTCCTCAGTAAAAActcataatttaaaagaatatgttgaaaaaaaagggaaaaagaaaaaatcccaaactgctgccttgcagagcacagcaggtaACAGTACAACAAAGACAAGTGATAGTGAAAGCTCTTGTTCAGAGCCTGAGAAAGGGGAGTCTGAAATCAGTTCGGATTATGAAAGCATGACGCAAAACTGTTACCGCTTAGACCTTACATTGGATGACTTACAAGCATTAGCTATTGGGACACGCGGAGCAGAATTGGACAGCACACAGAGCTCTAGTCAGCGCAGTGTTGAAGCATATCCTAAGGGTAATGTTgccaataaaacaaaactttctAAATTTTGCCCTGCAGTTAGGAAAAAATGTATCTGTCCTGAAGATGTAGTTGCTGCGATTTTAGTgggggaggaggatgctgaCGAAGCAAGCTCCAAGGGACAAAATAACTTGCGTTTGAAATATCAGCCCTTCAGAGGAATGGGGACCCTTTGTGAAAAAGAGTTACCGAGGGACAGCACTGGTTTAGAGAAGGGGTCTGGAGAAAGATTAGATCTTGGAGCTTGTGTTTCTTCCTGTGGGGAGGAGTCGTCTCAAAGACAGTGGAAGAACCATCCAATGTATTCACTTGAACTCAGCagtaaaaagagacaaaatacgCGTTGTGAACCGCTCGAGGAACTGTCAGATGCCACCTCCTTTGCAGATGAGAGAGGTCAGCCTGGGTCCAGGCCACACCTgcaaggaaagaacaaagatgCGAGTTCTATGCAAGACAAGCAAAATTCAGAGCACGCAGATGCTGCTCCTTGTACTGATGAGAGTGAAGACGAGAGCAGCGACATGGATAGTAATGCTGCAGTGTCACAGAAACACGCTAAACGACAACTGAAAAGCCCcaaactgctttcaaaacagTTGAAGCTGGATGTAAGCAATCAAAGACCAGAATGTGAAGCTGATAAACGTGAGGATGGGAAGAGAAGCCTTCTGGAAAATCAAGAGCTTTGTCTTCATGCTACTGCTTCAAAGGAACATAgaccaaaaaagaaacagttgcAGGATAACCAGAAGAGGCTTAGCAGCTTTTGGAGAGAGAGacacagagagggagagagagagagagagagagttaCAGAAGCAGCTCATTCAAGGAGCTTTCTCCAAGCTGGTAATGACACTCACAACTTCTCTCCAAATAGTATGCCGTGAAAGAAACAGGGAATTAATAGATGTGGTTtaagatcttttaaaaatcatattgtGGAATTTCTGATTACTTTGCCACTTTTCTTGTGAATTTATACAAAATGATGCATACCCAATTCCTGGAACGTGTCTAGAGTTGCAAGAGGAATAGTAGATTCCTCCTTTCATGTCATGGAAACATCTTTTAGGTACGGTGTAAGAGTGTAGCAAGTATTTGCGAAGTTTGACTTGAGAGTTTCACTCTTCCACAGGATTGCCAGCCAGGAGGCAAGCATAAACACGTGATATTCCATTCAGATGTGGAAAGTGAAGCCGAAGTGGATGACATGTTGAAGAAAGATGCCAGTTTGGGAAATATGCACGAGGACATAGGGTTATTGGGAACAAGTCCAGTATTCTGTAGGGTAATTCCATATGGGTATGACCGTGCCCCTCTTGTTCTGAAGATTGTTTTTCATAGTGAAGTGACAGAAAAGAGTAGGTAAGGTTTGAATGAATAGGAAGGATTGTTCTTTTTTGGTAAGATGAATCCGGTTTCAAAGAATTTAACAGCGCAGCTGATGTCAAAGGATGGGGAAGAGATTTGGCTTGAGGAGTGTAGAGCGACTCTGCTCTGTCCAACCATGTGGATGAAGAATCTATATTAGTGCAGCGTTGTCCTTTTAAAGTGCTGTTGGGGTCCAGGTAAGTTGTGTGGGACTTCATACACCGCACCTAACTGTGACCTAATTTAGCAGCCTTCTCAGGCTTTTACTGCCGTGCTTTCAGCACAATTAAGTCTACTCTTCTGGAACAGAACTTGTTctatcatctttttttttgttttgttttgtttttgtttttgtagttACATCTCTGCTAAAGGGTCAAACCactgggtttgcttttgttggCATTCTGTGTAAATGTCGTAAGATTTGGATCATTCTCtctatttaattaaaactttcttttctcgtttttcctttgtttagcACTTTTTTCACACATACATCCCTTACCCTGTATTTAGAATCCATGCGctatattttcccttttctttaaaagaaacctaATTCTGGATGGAAAATTGTTTCAAAGCCATGGAGCGCTTACCTTTTGCAATCATTGATATCTATCAACTGACTTAACCTATGTCCTTCAGTTTATACCATAACTGAGGCTTCTTTAGAAAGGGTATAATTTGATTAAATTTGATAATTTGACTATCTTTAAATTGATCTCTGCCGCGATTGAGAGACAggacgcagcttgatgcaagcaagatgtcgttttattacagttatccatacACATTTATACTTGTTCCTACCtagcgtgtctcatactgattggtctatcttttacagaaggcacacactgattggctaactagcataagacaaactattaatcaagcatttatctccccccagcaacatcttttcttacacaaagagttagctcctcttcatcaaggtcggctactcccttctccctcaacctttccaacccgtgattgacaaataaacactgggccattctttctcagccaagcttttatccttatcttattcctcccatggtttCTGACTGACAAGCTCCAACACGTCTCCTtttatcagctgaacagcactgggagtcctgctgagagtagccaaatcctgtcccacatctcccccttcctgttgcacaaaaagaatttttttcatggaacATTCTATCAATCTCTGTAGACACTGCAACAAACAGGGTAAAAGGATTAACAGGAGAACAAAGACAGCCAAGGCGTAAACAATTGTCTTTACCAAACTCCTTAACCATCCTGACAGCCCCCATCCCCCAAGGAGTTTATCTAACCAATCCCAACTATCGTCTTGTCGGAGTTTAAAGACTCCTTTTTTAAGCTCTTGAATACTGGCATGGATTGATTCTGAGTGATCGGAGAGATTCATACAACACATGCCTTCAAAATCTTCACAGCCATGGCCTTGCgttaaaagcaaaaagtctaTAGCAGTTCTATTTTGTAATGTAGCATGGCAAACACTATCTACATCTAATAAAAGACCAGATAATGCATTGCTAGTAGCATTAGTTTGTTTAGCAAGCCAGCAGCTAAGTTTATCTAGAGTCGCTAATGCTCTCCCAGCGGCAAGCCCAGGTATCAGAACAGAGGCAACAAAGTGTTGACTAAAAGACCAAAACTCCACGCTATCATCGCAATCAGGGGTATATGCATGAATGCCACGCTTTGCTCTATGAGAAAGACGGTGTTGTAAAATCATAAATGTATTAGGAGTCAGGACAGAAAGGCATCCGAGGCTACACGGACCTCCTTCGACCTTTTATACACTAAATGAGACCAGTCTACACAACTATGTAAATAATGGCTATTTCCTAACAATTCGTGCCCTGTGACAACTAAGACTTTTGCTAcatcaatttccttttctaaagtcacaagttttacataaaatacaaatgatttCTGCAGTTAATATTTCTTTACACTGATTCATATAGTTCTTCCCTGCTTGCGGTGTTCAATTCATGTTGTCCTGGCTCTTCTCAGGAGATTCACCGATTTGTCGCTCGGAAGGGTGGTCCAGAGGATGATCGGAGTCCTCACCAGATGATTGTGGTAGGGATTTTAGATCATGCAGAGTCATAACATTAAGTATCAAAGACAGAAGATAGCAAGCTCGCAAAATACGGGGAAGAAAGCCCACGTTCAGTAACAGTGCGGCGCAGCTCCTTAACTACCGGAAAAGACAAAGCCTCCCACTGCGCCCCCCGACCTTGATATATTACGGGGGCTACAATCGTCTTAGCAATTTCCAGATCTCCCTCCTTCATGGCTTGTTGTCTTATGTTAACCCATACATCGCGTGGGTCAGGGGGGTAGAGGTCTGGCTCTTTTTCAGGGTCCATTGGTCCCGGATCAAAGGGGTCTTCCTCTGGGAGGTAGCCTGCAGCACAGACCTCCAAAGGCTTGAGGTTTTTTCGGTCCTCTGATAACAGTGGAGGTACCGTGGGAGAGTCTGCTTCTCTCTCCGCTAcatctttgtggcttttttcctggacTTTCAAAGCCTCAAAAATGCTTCTCCACCAAGGGAGCATGCGCTGCGCCTCGGCGTTCCCAGTTGCTGCTGCATCCCATAATTTCACCCCCACATTGTCCCAAAGTTCCTTCGTAAAAATACTAGATGCAGTCACAGTGGGTATTTTCACCTGCACCCATTTAAGTATTGCTTTAAGGTCATGACCAGGAacatttttcccatgctttcGCAGGAGAGCTTTCATAAGCTCATATACATCTCTCTCTGGGGAAGATTCTTGATTTCCCATGTTTCCCACAGCTCACCTCTCTACTCCGGAGGGATTAGTGCTggccagctcctgcttcctttcagcagtTCATTCGAAGTTCTGTGGGACTCGCAGCAAGCCGCTCAGCTAGGCGGTTCGTCGACCcatcacgtcggggtcaccaatttgccgcgattgagagacgggacgcagcttgatgcaagcaagatgtcgttttattacagttatccatacACATTTATACTTGTTCCTACCTAGTGTGTCTCGTactgattggtctatcttttacagaaggcacacactgattggctaactagcataagacaaactattaatcaagcatttatctccccccagcaacatcttttcttacacaaagagttagctcctcttcatcaaggtcggctactcccttctccctcaacctttccaacccgtgattgacaaataaacactgggccattctttctcagccaagcttttatccttatcttattcctcccatggtttCTGACCGACAAGCTccatcagctgaacagcactgggagtcctgctgagagtagccaaatcctgtcccacagATCTCCCTTGACATAATCAGAAATTTGGATTGAAAGGGCTTTCTTCATGATGAAGCAATGATCAAACGGTAACGTATTGACAATTGAAGGAAAATCAAAGGGTAATAAAATGCTGATTAAGCAACCATGGAATGGTAATAAGATTCAGAGAAATCATTGAGGTTGAAGAAAGCCCTAAAGGTCATGGAGTCCAACCGCTGACCTAACACTGGCAAGTTCACCATgaaaccatgtccctaagctGGCCCTTGACTGTGCacttgctgctggagcagccgCCCCTGTGACGTGGGTGCCGAGGGTTCGGGTCCCCGCCTGTGCGCTTCACAGCCAGCCCTGTGATGCCATGGCCGTGTCACAGTGGGTGGCGTGTGGCTGAGGGTGCTCGCGGGCCAGCGGTGCCGATGTCACAGTGGCCACTGTGACGCGTGGGGGCAGGCCTACAAAAAGGAACGCTGGGCGCAGTGCGTCACTCGACCCTGTGAGGTGCGGAGAGgagagggcagggcagggacgGGGCTCTCAGGGGTTGCCGAGGGAGGAGGGGGGCTCCACACGGCAGGGCTCTGGGCCTGTGCTGCAAGCTCACTCGCGTCTCGCTTCTCCCTCAGAGGTAGCAGAGGGGCATTTGGAGAAGACGCCCCAGCGCTGCTGGGACAGGACTCTCCAAACGCCCACCGTTGACGCCTAACACGTCGGCAAGGAAGTGAAAGACACCCGACTCGATGGAGCAGGGTGAGAGCAAAGTCGCCCTCCCACAGCCTGGCAGAGGGGCTCTTGGGGCAGTCAGCGTGGGGCCGGGAGCGTTGgcagggggaggcaggagctCCGTAACCACCCTGGGGGAGGGCCCCTCTTCTCCTCGACAAGCGGGACCCGGGCTGGGCAGTGGGCACCTGCCAGGGACACGCGTGCGGGCAATGCCTGTTCCTCTCCAAGGCCTCCAGCCCTGTCCGGCAGCCAGCTAGGCAGGGACAGAGCAGCCCTTGGGGGCAATCCCTCAGGGACGCGGCCCCGGCCCTGCAGAGGTGCTCATTCCCGGTGGCATTTGCTCTCTCCCCTCCAGCATGCGTGCTGTGTCTCCGGGCAGAGGCAGACCCAGACCTCTGCGGGCCAAAACTGAATAATCAAGGGATGCGTGCCCATCACTTTTGCCTGGTGAGTTCctctggggctggctgcagctttgcaaCACACCCGCGCTGCCACACGCCTCTCATGAGCTCCTCGtctctcctcttctgcagctttttgccAATGAGATTCATCCGGAAGGCACCGAACGGGAAGGACAGATGAGATTTCTTCCTGTGGATATTCAACGTACAGTTGAGCAGGCAGCCCAAATGGTGAGGATCTGAGACGATCAGGGAGATttgtgccaggagaggtttGCAGGAGCTTAGCCCAGATGCCAAGAACAAAATCCCAGCCCTTCCACCCAGCTCTGGGAGAAAAGTcttgctccctgcagctccGCAGaggctccagcacagcagcccgCTCTGCCGGGCGGATCTGTGGTCTGTGACCCAGCAGCGGCCACATCCTGTGCCCTGCCCCGAGGTGTGGGGCTGGCTCTGGAGgccctgaggctgctgctgatgggggctgctctgctctttccagGTCTGCTTCGTGTGTGGCGAGCGCGGGGCCACCATCACCTGCTGGGAGATGGGCTGCGATCGCAGATTCCATCTCCCGTGTGCCGTGGAGGGTGGATGCGTCACCCGTTATCTCCTGCCGTACAGGTagctcctctccccttctcGCCGTCACCAGGGAAGGACCCAGCGCTTCTCATCTCACccatctcttccctcttcccccagtTCTTTCTGCTGGGAGCACCGCCCACAGCAGCGAGAGCAGGTGGCTCCAGAGAACACCACCTGCCTCATCTGCCTGGACCCTGTTGAAGGCAGAACAACCTATGGGACCATGGTGTGCCCAGCGTGCAAACATGCCTGGTTCCACAGGGCCTGCATCCAGGTAGGAGCCATTCCCTCGCCCTGGGCACGGTGGCtctcagcagcaccagagcCTCGCTCATGCTCCTTGTGTTTCTCCTGCAGGGTCAGGCTGTTCGCACTGGGATTTTTCGCTTACAGTGCCCTCTGTGTAGAAACAGGAAACAGTTTCTAACAGAGATGCTCTTCATGGGGATCCAAATCCCGATAAGGTTGGTGTCGTCCCGCCCAGCACTGTGCCGTGCCTGGACCTGCCCCAGCAGTCGTGGCCCTCCGCTGTTCCCCAAGCCTGGGCTTTAGGTCCATGGAGGAGTTGGaaaaagggggtggggagaagagcAGGGAGGCCCTGCACCTGCCTTATACTGGGCCAGCAGGGGCtaatcatttttcctttctccatcagACAACCATCATGGGAGGACAATAACGCATATGAAGAATTGAATGAGaggcacagctgctgcagtgccagggcCTGCCTTTGTCCAGGAGGCAGGGAGGTGGCAGAGACAGATGGGTAAGTTGCCAAAGCTGCACCCCGGGGCTCGGAATGGGATCTCTGTCTCAGCAAGGGCTCAAAGCAGAAGGGCTGAGAACAAGAGCTCTGCTGGACGATCCTGTGCTGTGGCCACTTTATCCTCAAAGCCATGAATGCGTTTCTTTCCCCAGGCCCTGGGAACTattcctgtgctgctcctgcgCTGCAGAAGGCACACACAGACGCTGCTCCAATTTAAGGAACAGCACGGAGAGCTGGGAGTGTGACAGCTGTGCTGGCCTGGGCACCTGTAAGTGTCAAAGCACCTGGGTGTGCTGGGGCCAGGGGCCCCACAAGGCCTGGAAGTGGGTGGCTGGTGCGGGCTTGGCAGAGCCTTTCTGCTCCAGGAAGGACTGGGGCATCGCTCTGGTCTATCCTGCCCCAGGCCTAGTAGCGGTACCCTTGACCTTCCTGCTTCCCCTTGCAGCCTCCGGTTCCAGCTCAGAGCTTGCTGgtcccagcaccaccagcccaGCGGCATCGGGGCAGACTCTGGGACCTCCAGAACAGgagcccagcagccccagcacctccagcaaagcagcatcGGGGCAGACGCTGGGACCTCCAACGCAGgagcccagcagccccagcaccaccagcccagcagcatcAGGGCAGACTCTGGCACCTCCAGCACAGGAgtccagcagccccagcacctccagccaAGCAGCATCAGGGCAGACTCTGGCACCTCCAGCACAGGAgtccagcagccccagcaccaccagccaAGCAGCATCGGAACCGACTCTGGCACCTCCAGCACAGGAgaccaccagccccagcagcagcagacagatgCCACCATGGCCATGCCACAGCGCCCCAGTGCCTgagggcagcagctgctccagcgCCCCTGGGCCTGACCGCCGGCGGAACCAAACTTGGTGCAACCGTCAGACCCAGACTCCCTACAGGCGGCCCAGAagacagcaggagagaaggCAAGCTCCgagcagcacccacagccaggcggtgctggggctgtcccagtgctccccagcaCGTGAGACCCGcagccacagcaccagcaggcagcagccatcGGCATCATCCTGTGGCTCCGCAGCACTagaaggaagcaggagctcCAGGCCCACCGGGCCCGTGCGGGTGCGAGACCGCTCCCGCTGGCAGCGTCAGGCCCAGACTCCATACGCACGGCCCAGAATACGCTGCGAGAGCAGCCACAcgccagcagcaggagctgagagGAGCCCTCgcagccaggctgtgcccaGGCTGTCCCAGTGCTCGCCAGCATGTGCGAGCCGcaggcccagcaccagcagacAGCGGCCGTCAGCATCAGCCCGTGGCCCCGCAGCACGTCAAACGGGCAGCAGGTCCAGATCCACCAGGCCTGTGCGGGTGAGAGGCCGCTCCCGCTTGCAACATCGGAGCCAAACTCCCAACCCGCGGAGCAAAAGACGCCGTGAGAGCAGCCACACGCCAGCACCACATGCCAAGAGGCGCATGCGCAGACAGGCTGTGTCGGGACTGTCCCAGCGCTCCCCAGCACGTGcaaccagcagctccagcagtgaCAGCCAGGAGACATCGGGGTCCTCCAGTGGCTCCCAGGAATCGGGGAGCAGCAGTCCCAGCACTGGCAGCCAGGAGGAATTATAGCCATGCCACAGTTCCCTGGCACCAAACATCAGCAGCCCTGGCACTGCGGCACTGGGGTCATACCACGGCTCCCCAGTGTttgagggaagcagcagctccagtccCCCAGGGCCTGATCGACAGCGAAACTAATCCTGGTTGAACTGGTAGACCCAAACTGCCTACATGCAGTCCAGAAGGCAGCGGGAGAGAAGCCAACCGCCAGCACCATGTGATGAGAGCCAGGCGATGAGGAGCTGTCCCAGTGCTCACCAATACCTGAgaccagcagccccagcaccagcaggcagCGGCCATCGGCGGCATCTTCTGGCTCCGCAGCCCTGGAAAGCggcagcagctccatgcccaCGAGGCTCTTGTGGGTGCAAGACAAGTCCCACTTGCAACATTGGGCCCAAACTCCCAACACTCAGCCCGGACACCTCCGTGGGACCAACTGTGATTCATCTCCGAGCAACAGCTCTGATCCCCCTCCACCGGCACAATAAAGGTGGCCCTTCATCTCTGGACTGGGAGATTCCAGGCTCATTGGttggcttcctcctcctcctcctcttcctttctcaatGGGCAGCATCAGGGGCTGGGCCCAGAGCGTTGTCCTCTCCCAGGGGGTcggcagccccttccccagacCGATCTCCTGTGCCCACCCAGCCGGCCTGACCCTCACAGCTCGACCCCCAAAATCATGCACCCCGGCCCCAGCGACTTCTGACACGCTTCAGCTCTGTTCCCCTCTGGACAAGGCTATAAGCAATATCCTATCTTCATTGCCCAGGTTAGTGAGAATGGTGGCTGAGGGGCAAAGCTGCTGTTCTTTAAGAGTTCAGTTCAGTGTCACATCTGTGTTTGTGACAGGAAGGTTTCTGTCGGCTGTGTTTCTACAGTAGCCAAAGGGCATTGCCTGTTCCCCAGTTCTGGGTCCTCTTCCCCAACATGATTGCTGCTGTACCAACCGAAGGCTTCCTTGTAGCACTACAAGCCAAGAAATCCTCTTGACTAGAATTTGAAACACCTGGTAAGGAATTTCTGCCACAAAGTCCAGGAGGGTCAGAGCACTACCTGGTATTGAGGGCTTGAGTCCCCTCTTGTGCCCTTTAGAGaaccccccctgcagtccctCATCCATCTCTGGAGTCCTGTTTATAGGAGAGACATGGACttgttggagagggtccagaggagggccacagaaACCATCAGAGGGATGCAACAGCTCTTCTttgaggaaaggctgggagGGTTGGGGTtcttgagcctggagaagacaaggctccGGGGAGCCCTTACTgcggcctttcagttcttaaaggGGGCCAGTTAAAAAGATGTGGAGAGTCATTTTAGCAGTGGTGTCGCCGGTGAATTAAGCAGTCAAGTTATCCTCGATGGGTTAATTGGAAGTGCTGTCTTAATGCTGAAGCGATGCTCACATGGTAAGGAATGGATGATTGAAGGAAAACTACAGGGAAAGCCAATGGTGATTAAGCAACTGTGGAATGGTCATTAGAGTCACAGAC comes from Strigops habroptila isolate Jane chromosome 11, bStrHab1.2.pri, whole genome shotgun sequence and encodes:
- the LOC115614534 gene encoding LOW QUALITY PROTEIN: nucleolar protein 8-like (The sequence of the model RefSeq protein was modified relative to this genomic sequence to represent the inferred CDS: deleted 1 base in 1 codon), which codes for MRDGRDNPVLPPHCSGQQRADEQDPAAAAGGTFFPRGDRKGCEVEDRLNCGGRGAALGGTGGRRRPKPGAFGAAGAGGLSHMETEQVLKRLYVGGLAHEVSKAELQERFGKFGHVLDTEIITRQDDQGNPLKTFAYISVSISDADLRKWKGGTLQIQLAKESFLHRLAREREEAKLQQEKPQRNGQMSLLESLKKAGVVDFHMKAVPGTEVPDHKKWVVGKFGRVLPILHLRSQQKKKIVKYDPSKYCHNLRKLEPDLARAVPVSELSWRLEERGDSINTKRKGESPLMKKPPKKLRHLGSEALNGAVVLSSGCQSHSKATSSRQLDHRSKRKPKEKSKLPPSRSLNSKISGRGILRDESNVSGVTVQNNMSVSESDTDSEEEIRAMGEREREVQKAENGEAESDHLEIVGDNCELKYSSYRSLSNPDAMKQAIKGSFREKETMECDTGDQSAGTGEIIAESKTPHLRSRNSTVLEDFKQVKMENEELLTEKKSDLVNDSSVKTHNLKEYVEKKGKKKKSQTAALQSTAGNSTTKTSDSESSCSEPEKGESEISSDYESMTQNCYRLDLTLDDLQALAIGTRGAELDSTQSSSQRSVEAYPKGNVANKTKLSKFCPAVRKKCICPEDVVAAILVGEEDADEASSKGQNNLRLKYQPFRGMGTLCEKELPRDSTGLEKGSGERLDLGACVSSCGEESSQRQWKNHPMYSLELSSKKRQNTRCEPLEELSDATSFADERGQPGSRPHLQGKNKDASSMQDKQNSEHADAAPCTDESEDESSDMDSNAAVSQKHAKRQLKSPKLLSKQLKLDVSNQRPECEADKREDGKRSLLENQELCLHATASKEHRPKKKQLQDNQKRLSSFGERDTERERERERELQKQLIQGAFSKLDCQPGGKHKHVIFHSDVESEAEVDDMLKKDASLGNMHEDIGLLGTSPVFCRVIPYGYDRAPLVLKIVFHSEVTEKSR